A region from the Aegilops tauschii subsp. strangulata cultivar AL8/78 chromosome 5, Aet v6.0, whole genome shotgun sequence genome encodes:
- the LOC120963808 gene encoding uncharacterized protein, with amino-acid sequence MAGLEGFEFFEIVIEKSCSRQRLPDKFAKMLADREPHKVKLREAGSGLRRLCDVLVLFDGEGHMYLGPGWEHFVRAHELQLGYFLVFRYDGDAMFTVKMFDNTMCRMYYQHDDDAICCIWPGNGSSSGDDEEQSEDDEEQPILADDDLATMVADDDPAMVVTDDDLAMVVADDDPAMVVADNDLAMVADDDLAIVVPNDDLAMVVPDNDLVMVVAPAIPQLGDRTMPIVVEEYIRVGIHHSERIRLMKEKKEE; translated from the exons ATGGCTGGCTTGGAAGGTTTCGAGTTCTTCGAGATCGTAATTGAGAAATCTTGCAGTAGGCAG aggctgcctgacaagTTTGCGAAGATGCTCGCCGACCGTGAGCCCCACAAAGTGAAGCTGCGGGAGGCCGGCAGCGGGCTTCGCAGGCTGTGCGACGTATTGGTGCTGTTCGATGGTGAAGGCCACATGTACCTAGGGCCCGGCTGGGAGCATTTCGTCCGCGCCCATGAGCTACAGCTCGGGTACTTCCTTGTCTTCCGCTACGACGGCGACGCCATGTTCACCGTGAAGATGTTCGACAACACCATGTGCCGCATGTACTACCAGCACGACGACGATGCCA TTTGTTGCATTTGgccaggcaatgggagcagcagcggGGATGACGAGGAGCAAAGCGAGGATGACGAGGAGCAGCCTATTCTGGCTGACGACGACCTTGCTACGATGGTGGCTGACGACGACCCTGCTATGGTGGTGACGGATGACGACCTTGCTATGGTGGTGGCTGACGACGACCCTGCTATGGTGGTGGCGGACAATGACCTTGCTATGGTGGCTGACGACGACCTCGCAATTGTGGTGCCCAATGATGACCTCGCaatggtggtgcctgacaatgacctcgTGATGGTGGTGGCGCCTGCAATCCCACAGCTTGGCGATAGGACCATGCCAATTGTGGTAGAGGAGTACATCCGCGTTGGGATTCACCACTCTGAGCGCATCAGGTTGatgaaggagaagaaggaggagtgA